From Cucumis melo cultivar AY chromosome 3, USDA_Cmelo_AY_1.0, whole genome shotgun sequence:
AAATCGTGATTATCCAGTATAATATTGACCCACCTAAAAGGCCCAACACGAAAACGTAGACTTCAAGTGAGAGGAAACACAGCAacacacacaaacacacacacacacacacacacacacaaaaagaaaagaaaagaaaagccaTGGTTGTTCTTAAACACACCGGTATTTTTCCCCGTTTCGCACTCCATACGGCATCCTTCTTTCGATTCTCTGAGCTCGATCGATCAACAATGGGTGATTCTACAACCATTTCCTCTTGATTTTTGCTCTCTATTTTCTCGCCTCCTTCCTCTTTTGCTGCTTGTTTGAGTTACACGCCTCTTTGTTTCTGTTTCGAACTACTCAGTTTAGAGTCTTCATCCAGAGAAGGGGATTTGGGCGTGGATTACTCAACTACTAAGTTTGTGTTTTCAAGTGTTTGTGGTTTTGAAGCTTTGTTGCAGATCTAATTGATTTTGCATTTAGGTGTTGTGTTGCACTTTCGAGCTCCATGTTTTGGTATGAGTTTTGTTCTAGGAGGTGAAGACGTCTGAATGTACTGTGGGGATTTCTTTTGGCTTTGGAGTATTTGTTGGTGGTACAGaagattttgatttttgaaatttttggagAAGGAAACTTAGGGGATTTTAGAGATGAATCGTAGTTTTAGGGCTTTGGAATCGCAAATGCAAGCCCCAGTGAAGCAACGGCAGCAAGTTGGGGGACTAAGGGCGTCGGTCATGAAAGATAAGGAGGAGGAGCTTGCCTTGTTCTTGGAAATGAGAAAGCGTGAGAAGGAGAGGAATGATCTTTTATCTAACAACGCTGAAGAGTTTGATGCCCCTTTAGGTATGGACAACTAGGTTCTACTTTATGGACTATATCTTAAATTTGATGCATTCTTTTATATGAATTTTGATCATGAAAGAAAAGGAGTAatgtttcgtttttatttcacGTCTATTTATGGTTATTCTAATTTATAGAATTCCATTTTCTGTTTTTTGTAGCAACAAAACCAGGAACTTCTCCAATTTTTAACATCTCATCCGCGACCCCAGCCCCTACTCGCAAGACTGGTGCTGATGATTTTCTTAATTCTGACAATGATAAAAATGATTATGATTGGTAAAGTTATCACCTTTCACCTCTCACTTTCATTTTAGTTTCTTGAATAAAATCTCCTATGGAAATCCTGAATGAACCAATCAATAATAGTGTTGAGAATAACTGAATAGGGTGAATTAACAATCAATGAGACCAAgtagtttttcttttaacaaaGTCAATTAAACCAATTAATTGACAGAACAGTTATTCAGATTGCGTCTGAATGTTAAAACCAGTCTTTTAGCTTTGTTTATTTCATTCTTCTGTAAGATTTGTTTCTCTTCTTGAAAAAGCGAGAAATGAGTTAGATCTTATCCTTCCATATGACATTGTTTCTTGTGTGGGATGGTAGCAGTATGCAAATGTGGAACACTTCAAACCACTTGTCTGTCTGGTTTAATTTGTCAAATTGCCAATTGGTCCATTATGTTTGATTGAAATGACGCATATGGTTCATTGTTTGTGTGTCGATTTAAGAGTACTTAAAACTACTTTAAAAATGTAAAGGGTATTAGTCGTAAATTGTGCAAACCACAATGTTGTAATTTACAATCCTTTTTTATGCTATAATGTATTTAGTGGCCTGAGAGAAATGAATGGACCGAGTTTTTGAACCATGGTGTAAAAGAGTGTGGTTCTGGTGAGTTATTTTAGTGATCTGAAAAAATATGAATGGACAAATTTGTGAAATGTTTATATTATGGTGACGGATGGGTTCATTCCCTGAGCTATAGCTTTATTGATGAGGAGGACAAGAATATAACTACGATAGGTAGGAATGGATGGAAAAAGAGGCTCTTCCCTCTCAAGTCGTGAATGTTAACGAGGTCTCAATTTCCAGTGATACATTGCTGCCTGATCTGGACCCTTGATGCAGACATTAATTTCCTATAATTTATGATCAATTTCACTCCCGGAACAAGTAACCTTGACTGGGGTGGAAGTCTCAATCTCTGGATTTATATGCTTTTGAGGTCATAGCCACAGGTTCAGATTATGATTACCATGTAACTAGCAAATTCAACAATATCTGTATTTCATTGAATCAAATGCTGTAAGATTAGAGAGTTCCCAAATAGGATTGATCAAAGAGTGAGTTATTCTAGTCAACCACATGCTAAAAAACAAGTCTTATTAAACAACGAATATTTTAACCATCTGTTGGCCTAGTGTTAAAAAAGGAGGCAATCTTAATAAATGGCTAAGAGGTATCGGTTCAATCCATGACGGGCACTTACATAGGAATTACTTTCCTACGAGTTTCCTTAACAACCAAATGTTGTAGGTTTAGGTAGATTGTATTGAGAGAATAATTGAGGCGTGTGAGAGCTGACCCGGACAATGATAGATGTAAAAAAACAATGAATATTTTGCCAAAATGTTGATTTTGTGATACAAATATTGGACATGAGAAGATAATATTTATGTTGGTACCACTTGCCATAGATTATGAGGTTTTGGGTAATTGAAACCTTATAATCattgggatccaaagagactcTTTCCAGTAAGCTTGATTTCTTGTTATTTGGAACTTTATGTTCGTATGTGGGAAAAGGAATGGGGTTGGTGTGGAGTTACAAACAAGATTATGAGGAAGTACCTTTTGCTTCTGTATGGAAACAACTGTTTTCATTCACATGTCAATAGTGAAAGTATCTTTTCCAGGAATGGAATGCCTACAATTATTTGCATGGGTTCAAAAGTGTTTCATGCATAGTTACTGGTTGTTTTATGATTGGTTATGACTTTACTTTGTGACAGTTGGACCAGTTAAATTAACCAGAGCTCGATCTGTTTTCAGGCTTCTAACTCCTCCTGGAACTCCTCTCTTTCCATCTTTGGAAACTGAGTCAGAAAGGGTCTTAATGAGCCATGCTACTCCAATGGGTCGTCCCAATGTGCTGAAATCTAGAGTAAGTTCTTTCTCAAGTCTTGAGTTCAATTAgttgttcatattgaaatttGACATCTTTGGTTTAAAAACATAGATGCAGTTGTGTATGATCTGTAGATGTTAAATAGTTATCTTCAACGTTCCTGCTGCTTTCCTTTTGAAAAGTTTGTTTATTGGGAATTCCAGTAGGACAAAGCTGGAGTTGGCACTTTCCCTCATCATGAAATTAAATGACTCAAGAATAAGCAACAAagtgcttttcttttctttttctttttcctttttttggtTTCTTCCAATAGGAAGATATAATTTTTTTGCTCCCAGTTGTGTCTATGCCAGTGCCATAGTTCGTTCACAATTGGAGCAAAGTTGGATAGACTCAGCATTAAATATAGGCCATCGGAAAATGTACTGGGCTAAAATTTTTGATTGCTTGGCATTTGACGCAGAATGTCACAAGTGATTTTCGATTGTTTTTGCACGTAACTGATAATATTGTGAACATTCCTCACGCATATGAATAGCGACTATGGGCTATCTATGTtgtgttattaatttttctttctatgATTAAGTTGTCAAGTTATTTCACCCTTTTGGGTTCAGCTTGCGAATCTCCAACAAGAACCTACTACGAGGAGCAACTTGGTCTCAAAACAACCAGCTTCTTCCCCAGGATTGACCTCTTCAAGTGTAGGGATACGTCGACCTTCATCATCTGGAGGCCCTGGATCAAGACCTGCTACCCCAACTGGACGTCCTACATTAACCACAACTTCTAGACCTTCCAGATCCTCAACGCCTACTTCTAGGGCGACTTTACCGTCAAATAAACCTGTAGTTTCCTCAGCTAAGATTGGAGCAGCTTCAAATAAGCTGTCAACTGCGTCAGCCAAGCCTACAGTTACCATGACTAAGCCCACTGTTTCCTCTAGCAAGTCCTCAGTTCCTACAAGATCTTCTACTCCAACAAGATCAACAGCAAGATCGTCAACACCGACCTCTAGACCTACCATACCTCCACCTAAGCCCACATCAAGGGCCTCGACTCCTACACGCCGACCATCTACGCCATCTAGTGCATCAAGTGCACCTGTTTCCTTAGTCAAGTCTTCATCATCAATTTCAAAGCCATCTCCAACTGTGTCGAGGAATCAAGCACCATCGAGAGGAGCTTCCCCAACAGTAAAATCCAGACCATGGAATCCTTCAGAGATGCCCGGTTTCACTCTCGATGCTCCACCAAATTTAAGGACATCACTTCCTGAAAGGCCACTTTCAGTTACAAGAGGCCGGCCTGGAGCACCTAGTGCACGATCTTCTTCCGTAGAACCTGTTCCAAACGGTAGGCCAAGACGACAATCATGCTCTCCGTCTCGAGGACGTGCACCTAACGGCAATATGCATCTCAGTGGGGGTTCTGTCCCTGCAATAAACCGTATGCACTCTAAAGCTAATGACAACATAAGCCCAGTATTAATAGGGACGAAAATGGTTGAAAGGGTAATAAACATGCGCAAATTAGTCCCTCCCAAGCAAGATGACAAACATTCTTCACCTCATGGGAATCTGTCTGGAAAGTCTTCGTCGCCAGATAGCTCGGGCTTCGGAAGAACATTATCTAAGAAGTCTCTGGATATGGCCATAAGACACATGGTATGTTACCTATCTTgttttcaaacatttttttaacaacgatattatattaaatttgcaTTCGCCTATTAGCTTATGCTTTTTTTATTGAGTAGTGATTTAAGATGGTATAGGAGCAAACTATCTAAAATGTTTATGTGTTCAAACTTTATTTCCTTTTCaattaatatttgatttctACTTGTAGCTTTCACCTACTAGCTTAGGTTCTTTAGTCAGCCAGTGATTTAACAATTGTCAGTAAAAAGTGAAAAGACAATATTACTGTATATTATTGTTTAACACTAGGCTCACTTTTCTTGATCAGGATATAAGGAGAAGCATTCCAGGTAATTTACGACCATTAATGACAAATATTCCAGCTTCTTCAATGTATAGTGTAAGATCCGGGCCGTCTCGAAGCCGAACTGTCAGTGTTTCAGACTCTCCTCTTGCCACGAGTAGCAACGCTAGTTCTGAAATGAGTGTGAACAACAATGGTCTCTGTTTAGATACACATGAAATTGACGACGAAATTGGCAGCGAGCGAGGAGGTCGATCACCTCGCAGCATGTGCACTAGGTGAAGGTGAAGGTGAAGGTGATGATGGTTCATTTGTGATAAATCATATCAAATGGTTGGTTTTGGTCATCAActttgatgatgatgatgaagatggtGGAAAGATATGATAGTTGTGGAAGTGATAACCAAAATGATGTGTTTAGGACTAATGTAAAGTTGATTGAGTGTTGTATTTATGTAATTTCAGAGCTTTGTATGGGTAGAGGAAGAAACAAAGTTATATGCTGAACTTTTACGCATTTTCTACACGCTGATTTTCTAGTTGCTTACGTTTAAGTTCCACTTCTCATATCTTTAACTATTCACAATGTATTCATTTTCCAACtcattatatataaattaaaaaccCTCCGTTCCCTGTACTGCATTTtcaaatgaaccaaaatatttacatgattttgtaaaattttattctattaatactttttattttaatatatcgtcattttgtaaatatttttagtcaTTGGATCTTacataaatttttttcaaaatctattTGATTaacagtttttttaa
This genomic window contains:
- the LOC103485566 gene encoding endochitinase A — its product is MNRSFRALESQMQAPVKQRQQVGGLRASVMKDKEEELALFLEMRKREKERNDLLSNNAEEFDAPLATKPGTSPIFNISSATPAPTRKTGADDFLNSDNDKNDYDWLLTPPGTPLFPSLETESERVLMSHATPMGRPNVLKSRLANLQQEPTTRSNLVSKQPASSPGLTSSSVGIRRPSSSGGPGSRPATPTGRPTLTTTSRPSRSSTPTSRATLPSNKPVVSSAKIGAASNKLSTASAKPTVTMTKPTVSSSKSSVPTRSSTPTRSTARSSTPTSRPTIPPPKPTSRASTPTRRPSTPSSASSAPVSLVKSSSSISKPSPTVSRNQAPSRGASPTVKSRPWNPSEMPGFTLDAPPNLRTSLPERPLSVTRGRPGAPSARSSSVEPVPNGRPRRQSCSPSRGRAPNGNMHLSGGSVPAINRMHSKANDNISPVLIGTKMVERVINMRKLVPPKQDDKHSSPHGNLSGKSSSPDSSGFGRTLSKKSLDMAIRHMDIRRSIPGNLRPLMTNIPASSMYSVRSGPSRSRTVSVSDSPLATSSNASSEMSVNNNGLCLDTHEIDDEIGSERGGRSPRSMCTR